DNA from Oncorhynchus masou masou isolate Uvic2021 chromosome 5, UVic_Omas_1.1, whole genome shotgun sequence:
TTACACAAGAAGAGACTAAATATGAGGACAAAATAACACTTACCAATATCTGCCATTATCAAGTCTGTTATTGTTAATTAGACATCTACTACTTTCACTAAAACTGCCGATGTAAAAAGGGCATTAAAGTAAATGTGATTGATTCTCACAGATATGACTGAGGTCATATTtgggctggggaggagagggaccGTCTGTCCGTTGGGGAGATGCATTACCAGTGGGAAGGAGCCTGTCGGAGAGCTGAGAACAGGAGATTGGTATAAATGAAATAGACAAGAGAGAATACAAATATAGACAGTTGTTGGTAGATTAGACTCACCCCAGTTGTCTGTTGGAGGGTGGGGTTTGTGTGATGACAGAAGTCGGCGACGGCAGTGTCGGGTGCAGGGGGTCGTAACCAAGGTGAATGGGGAGGGACCCAGGCCGTACAATGGTTGGCGTGGTGGTGGAGCTCAACACTGGCCGTGGAGGAGGAAGAGTCTCCTGTCAACACACATCACATCCAGTTAGAGAAACCCAGGTGGTAGTTGAACACTACAGGCCGCTGAGCTGAACACACTAAGACACCCACTAATTGTCTACTTTTTGCTGACATCTTCTTTACTTGCCTCATAGTTAAGTGATTACTTTACTCACCACtgttccttactctctctctcacccaagtTACCATGCAAACTTGACAAGAGGAAAGAACACACATCGATTCGTCTGTTCAACCATACAACCTGATCGCCCTGCCCCCAGGACATACCTTTCCTCTCCCCATTGGCTCCTTGCTACTGTCCGACATGCTGGAGATGGAGTCAGGACTGCCTGGGGGGGAGGAGTCAACCTCCAGAggcccctcatcctcctccttcacccCAGACAGGGTCTGTAGGGGTGGGGCAAGAAGATGAGGGGTGGGGAGCTGTGTGGGGACCAACAATCAGACACAACATTAATAAATTGGTCAAACTACCCATGTTTAAAAACCAAACCCATCCTATCCCCTCCACCGTCCTCACCCTCACCGGGTTTTTGTTCCTCTGGTCGTCCTCATGGGCCTTCCGGAACTCCTGTTCGAAGGAGCTGGCCAGCTCATTGAACAGACCCACCTCCTCACAGTTCTTCAGGAAGCGGGTGGGCGtgggggtctggtctggtggtcgagagaaagaggagacactGGTTTAGAGGCTTCATAGTGCAGGCAAATCCCCTCTGTCAACAACAGAGATTGCTTATCTGTCCACACAGGGTGGTGTTGGTTTGATAGCTAGACAAAAATGTTTCTCTCATAATTTTCTCATACAGTCAAATTGAGAAATTCTAGGAATAGTAAAGGTAAGTACCTGCGATGATGACGGAGTCAGTTCTGGCAGGACCAAATTTTAGGGTCATCTCATGCTTATGTTTGTGGACTGACAGATGGTCTTCATTGGTAAATCTCTGTACACAAAGAAAATGCAAGTCACTGGTGAAAGTAATCTGATGGCTCCTAAAATCCGAGATCTGTAAAGacaggagggagagtgggaaaagagagtgaagagaaaaggAGGGTAAATTAGACCCTACCTGTCCACAGCCTGGGGCGGTGCACACAAAAGGTCGATCGTCCCCCATCTCACACAAAGAGCCTGCAATGAAAAGGTATGGGAAAGGAAGAGaatgaaagtgttattttgtctCTGCCTCTAAAATCTTGgtagattaaaaaataaaaacaggctGTATCGGCTAATACATTAGGGTTAACAAATAGATATTCATAAGGATTTCCTACTGCCTACATGTTCAGTATTTCCAACTAAAGCACCTTGTTAACACTACAATGAAGAAAAACGAAAAATGCTAACGTTAGTATCAAACAAATATATTAAAGCTGACATGAACAATTTTCTTGGTGACAAAACGTTAAACATATGTCCCAGCTGGCAAGTCAAAATGTGATAGTCTTAACTAGCTAGTGTTTTTGAATAGTAAAATACGTATTTTAGTTACTAACGTTATTGTCCTAGCTAAATGGCCTCCTCTCTGCTGACTGTCAACAAACAGCGCAGTTCACATGGGGTGAATTCATTACGTCTTGCAACGGAAACCGTTTAAGAACCAAATGGAGCAAACGGAACTAAACCGGGAGGAACCAAGCTGAATATTTTACAATATAAACTCGTtttcgttgcaaaacgttttccgTTTGGAGTAAACGGATTCTGTTTCAAAATGGTTTGCAACAGAATCTGCGTAATTAACGCACCATGCCGTTGTCGACTGTCTCAACCCTGGTTTTAATGTGTATATGGTCTCAACTAAGACAGAAACTACCTAACAGACTCTGCTaactagttagttagctaacaagGGGCACGATGGCTAACTATGGGCCAATGATCACAACAGCACGTCAAGTTagatatagctagctagcaacataaTGTCAGACAGGACGAAGAATGGACCTCACTATGCAATATCTGACaggccatcatcatcatcatcacatgaGATGTTTTGGTACAGGCAGTAAGGTTACAGCAGACCAACCACATTGGCAATAACGGCCGAGCGAATTAAAAGGGCTTCTTGGTGGTCTCTTTGCTAAATTAGCTAGCTTTCTTTACCTTCCCCTTTTTTCAGCTAAAAACTTGCTAGCTAACGCCTTGCTAGATGGTATTGTACTGAACACAcaggctagttagctagctaacgttatgttaGCTGGCTAGGCTAACGTTAAAGCACTGACACAATTCGAGGCGCGTCAAATAAGTATTTCAGGATGGGGAAGGTAAATGTGACAGACGGTCAATACACCTGTTCCCCGACAAAGACTATTTGGTAAAATCTTGATATCGGAACACGAGCAAGTCAAATGTTTACAAACTCACCCAACGTCcctacctctccccttctctgctGCTGGAACTCCTACACTGCGCTGCCTGCGTTGGGTTGAAATCGCGCGAGAGGTGAAAGTGTCCAATTTTTTACGTAACAGGATTACTGGGGTGAAAAATCCGAGATTATGTAAACATGAGGCGGTTTGTATGTGTCCTCAAATTGCAAAAAATAAATGATGAGAGCCCTGCAATTTACAAATCACGGCGTTTTTCATAACATTTTCATCATAATATGATACATTGTATGTTGTATGCTTGATGTAAATGCAAGCCTACACATATGTATAATGGCAGAATATTTTCTATTTGTGGAAAATTGCAGTCCCTATGTATGGTAATCCTTTCAGGGCCGGCCCtaaccttttgggggccctaaagGAGATTTGTAAGCAAAGCATTTTAGTTTTAGCAGTGCTGATTATTAAACAAAGAAAAGAAAAGGCACTTTCACCCAAATATGTCCAATATAAACTCAGTGCTTTTCTTTGGGACaacaactcccattgttagggcggagacatgatcatctcatcattatatacagatctctggacGGATACACTTATGCCTGCTACATTAGTTTAAACCGCATGAGATGATTGTACACAACACAATgacgagagggacagagacagtttGTGAAAGTATGTCGTATCTACTTGGAAGAACAAGTAAAATTATTTTGTAAAACAGCTCTGCAGCATACTTAGGCAGGCTAGTGAAACAGGATGACTAATGACAGTACAGTGTGGCTAGAAcatataatgaacaaaaatataaattaaatatgcaacaatttcaacaattttactgagatacagttcatataaggaaatcaatcaataaaAAATGAATttgttaggccctaatctatggatttcacattacaGGGCAGCCATGTGGACCTGGGAAGGCATACACCCACCCacatgggagccaggcccagccaaccagaatgtttttccccacaaaagggctttattacagactgaAATACTCCTCAATTTCAACTGTcccggtggctggtctcagatgatcccgcaggtgaagaagccgaatgtagaggtcctggggtggtgtggttacacatggtctgcggttgtgactCCGGTTgcacgtactgccaaattctctaaaacgatgttggaggagGTTTATGATAAAGAAATGGACATTcacttctctggcaacagctcaggtgaacattcctgcagtcagcatgccaattgcatttTCCCTCAAAGCTtgatacatctgtggcattgtgttgtgtgacaaaactgcacattttagaatggcctattattgtccccagcacaaggttcacctgtgtaatgatcatgctgttgaatcagcttcttgatatgccacacctgttaggtggatggattatcttgacaaaggatgaatgctcacgaacagggatgtaaacaaatttgtagccaaaattttagagaaataatatttttttgtgttttgaaaattgctgggatcttttattttagatcatgaaacatgggaccaacactgtacatgttgaatttatagttttgttcagtgtagataacATTGGGATGGTCtgtttgactggctggctgcGACTGCCTGAGTAGTAATGAAAAGATGTTTTAAGAGAAAAAAAATATAGAGACAATGGaatattttcaatgttttggcaGTTGAATGTTCAATATTTTTGGCTTTGAAATTTCCATTAAGTTCTAAAATAATTGTAATGTGATAATGCATTTAATgtaaaataaaacattgaaaACCATGATAATTTTAAGAATCAAACCGAATCCAAACCAatctcaaaaagcactaatcgctccgaactatcagtgactgacataagagaaactgctgatgcacaaccaaattacACATGGTTTATTCTACgactaactctcaacagtaaattgagaccGAGTGACAACTGCATTTTTTATGAATTGGTCCAGGGCCCCCTAAGCAACCGCTTGTCAGTTATACCTGGAGCTGGCCCTGTAGCTATCCAACAACAGATGGTACCAAATCTGTCACAAACTCATCTACTTTCTCTGCTGTATTTGTACTCTACAATCTTATTTCCACAGCAGCCATTCAAGAGTATAATATGACAAGCCAGTCTGTCCCACCAATATGGAATTCAAGATCCAAAGAATGGGAGGTCAACTCACTGCCTTGGCATTTGTTAATGATTGAACCAGTGTGACCTTCAGCCCTAGGTCTCAGTGCTAAATGAGTCCAAGGATGTGTCCGAAATGGAAAACTATAGAATTACTTCATTTCTCCCCAGAGGGAAATTCAGTTGTGGCAAGTCCGATaaattttacattacatttaaagtcatttagcagacgctcttatccagagcgacttacaaattggtgaattcaccttctgacatccagtggatgTTTGTACCGGCATCAGTGCATTTATTTAAATTAATATTTAATTGGTGACATGTTTATCTTCTATATACACATTACCTTGCATAGTATTTGTAGCTGTTGTGCGAATGTTGTGCTTATGTCTTAAGGTATCTTTCTCTCGTCTCTTGATTTTCAAAAAGGTTAAGACCGGAGGCTGTAACCTGATGACAGTCTGAGAGTAGGGCCCTAGGGAACAGAGTGACatttgggacaaacaccaaacaaatatatatttctgGACTTCACTACAATGACAAAACAATATTGCCACACTAGTTTGATTCAGTAAATACAATGGtgtttaaaatgtttattctcgtacatgtttgcaatgaTACATTCACGACAGTAAACCGGTATGTATATATTCCTGCTCACACCAACCGACTTGCTTCACCTTTTCACTGGTTTTCAAAAGAGCTGTTATGTTGAAGCAGCGTATTACAATTTCAGCATTGTCATGCGAGGCGCATACATTAATTTGTGACAGCCTACACACAAAAGTTTAATGTATAAATTCTGAGTGTGAGCCATGTATTTGTCTGTCCACTAAACCAAAAAAACCTGCCGTGTACCAAATTAAAGTGTTCATGTTACTTTTACTTTGCAGAGAAGGAAACCTCAACACTGGAGAAGGCACTGGAATTTTAGTTAGGCCTGAAATATTTTTGGGGACAGTAAAAGTAGGACTGGTGAAGAGTCATACAAGCACCCTGAAACATCTTAATACAGACATCTGGTACAAGACCACAGAACTACTGAGCATGGCAAACATTTAAAATACACAGACAGCAAAAATCATTGCAAGCACAGGACCCAGAAACATTATCAGAAAGGCCAAAACATGTACTTTATTTTAACTTCTGATCAGACCTCTACTAAATCAGTAATTCAGTGTCTCACACCCCACTTCTGTTACTATGTCCCACCTGCACCCCCTAAAAAAAACACTTGTCCCAGTAGAGAAATGCTAGAACAATCAACAGTAAAATAGAAATAAACCCCTACTCCTGTAATAACTTCAGGAAGCCTGCTAAAAACACCTTTTCTTTAGACATCTAGAAAGATTTTACACAACATGGGAGATTTTAAAACAAAAGTTAATGCATTTCATTCCCCAACACCACTACCTGCTTGTAGTTTAGCCAGTAAATGGATGTAAAATATAAAAATCAGTACAGGCCCAGTGATTACATAGATAACATGTTACTGCACTGCTAGCACCCAGGCAATGCACCGAATTCACTTTAGCCAAGTCTCAAATCAGATATTGAACTCAACTATTACATCAACCATTTTAGGGGGGGGAAAGCCACAAAAAAAAGGTATATTAGttacaatacattttaaaaatgtcaAACTGCAGAACTCTCAAAACATTTAATCTAAATGTGCTCACTAATACAGCAGACCAGAAAGAGAAAAAATAAAATTGCAACAGTCATCTAACAAACAGACTAAAGACTAGCCTGCTAGGCGCAAAATCGGTACAAGAAAATTCAGACCACTTATGAAGTGGCTTCTCTCAAACATCAAGCCATGACTGGCCAATGCCATTTCAGCAACATTTGATCGCCACTTCCCACACAGATTTGAGCAAGTTCCCAAAATTGTATTTTTGCTTGCTTGACTTTGGTCCAGATGTTCAATCCATTCACACACAAAAAGGATGAATTATGAGTTTGTAAGAGCATAGAGAGAACAGATATTAAGATTGATGCCCACCACATCTAGTCAACTCTAACATTTATATTTGAAGACATCACTCTAAAGCAGGGGTTCTTAAActttttcagcctgggacccaaTTTAGATCATGTTTTTCTGGGACCCACACTCATGAAAAGATGCACCCTTTTGGGGCCCCGCAGCGTAATTTGGTTAGGTGAGAATGATGCACCCCCTCTTGACAGCAGAGAGAAATAATTTAATTTTAAAGTTAAATTTCCTAAATTATACaccttttgccatggggcagagagagttttgcaaatttataaaacatATACTGCCATGGGATGGAGAGGAATCTGTGCAGTGTTAAAGCCAATTTCCTGCTAGACTAATTCTACATTGTGCAATGACTTATGCAATGTTAACATGAGATCCAAGTGAGAGTGATTAACAAAATCAGTGCCCTGCATGCCTGGTGGGTTTCGTCAGTGCTAATACAAGTTTAGATAGCctgctagactaatttaccaatctaaaaagtATTTGCTGACATGGCTAAGAGTGACTGACAAGGGGAAAACTGCTTATGCCCAACCAAAATGTCTAAATTGTACCTTTTGTAATCACTATTCTAACTCTAAACATTACATTGAGACCACCTGAGTTCCTaaaaatgttttacaaaataCAAAATCAGTGACATGTGAACGACAAATACTCTCAAGTTTTCTTTTAGCAATCAATTGACATGTACAGACCTCAAACATAATTAGATTTGAATATTTTAATGCATATCCAAGAGAAAATCAAAACATGACACGTACGTAGAAAAATAACCATCTAATCCTGACGCAATCAGCCTACCGAAAGCGCATACAGTGATCGACGTCATTAGCCCTCCACCCAAACGTCTCCAGAAAACTTGTTTTGGGACGGAGGCACCATTTCAATTTAACTTGAGGAAATACGTTCCTCTAACGCAAGGAACGTGTTTTCTGGACTCaaatgctagccagctagctaatatttTGGAAAACAATGTTTGGCTAGTGTTGTTAACCCGTTTGCAATCCCCTTAGCGTTGCTTGGTAGCTACAGCCATCAATTGTGTTGTCATACTTGACCTATTCCACCGTTCGTAGACGCATACTAGCATTTTAATGTAGCGCGGGAAAAGGGCATACGGACACCAGACATTTTACACGTAGATGCATGACGCGTTCAGAAATCCATGATTATAGGACTATGATCAGAATACTAAAACAGTATTAACTATTAAATCTAGACACGGCCTAATGAGAATTGAGTATTCACTTGCTTCAGAATTCAGGCCTATTTTTGCCATTTTAAATGAGCAAGTTTGAATACATCGAATTCCAGAGACCAGTTTCATGCTTGGGATACCATTGCACTAAATCTGCCATTACTACTCTGAAATACCATCTAGCCTACTCTACATGATACAACCAACCAAAATGCATGAAAGACTACCCGGGAGGCTGTTGCACAGATATGGTAATAGAACACGTTGAACTGAACAGATATCGGGGGTGGAAGGGTTTCTATTTGACTTTCAAGACATAAAATAAAAGTATATATATCAATGCTGAACCTGCATTTGACCACATAGGTTGGGAAATAGAATTGTAAAGATTAATACAATAGGTACAGCTTCTACTCAAGCcacagcttttatttttttaactgctCTTCTTAAATGGCTATGTACAACACTGTAGAATTCATGAAAAGCCAGCCAGTTACATACACCATTAGTGTCTAGGATGTGAGTCTCAATAGCTGAATGTCTAAACTAAGGGAAGACTACTCCCTCTATGAGCCTTTACCCATGACATACACAGCCAAACATTTAACCATCTGTATGGAAGAAAGAGTAAAtgaagataaaaaaaatataacaaTTCAGTTACATCAGTCTGACTATACAAACACTTCCCCAAATTTGCACTGCTCAAGTATTCATGCACTATTGTAACATTTTCAATGTTGTACTTACGCAAGGGTGTACCAACATTTTCCGTCAACCATGAAAAGAAATGCATCGATTTTAATTCACATTTCCCCACTGGttaaaactttttttaaattccAGACTAAAAGCAGACATGTCGAAGACTGTTTCTTCACCTAAATGAATGTGCAGCTTGACTTGACAGGTTTCCCAACTCTCAGAACAACTCCTGAACCATGTGGCCATCTCTTGCTTCCAACCTTCATAAAAGCACATTTCCACACAGTTAATGAACAATACACTACTAATCCCTCCCTCAATATAATTTTTTAAAAGGAAGTAGTATCAACTCAGTTGTCATATCGGTGGATATCCACATCTTTTGCTTTGTTGCATATAAACTAGATTTGCTAACAGCTCAACTGTTGTTTCTTATTTTGCAACTACTGGTATTTGAGATACAAGGCTTTACTTTCCATACATTTGTCCCCCTTCTCTCAAACCCCACTTTcacataaaaataaaattaattGATTTAGCGGAGGGCCCATTCTTCAAGCTAACCAAGGTGAGGCCACATGTCAGCATCTCACTGTTCTTTCAAACAAGTCCTTCAGTTTGTGTTGTGACACTCATGTTCACCCCCACTTAAAATGATTACCGCTTTCAGTGTTTTCCCAAACAAAGGTCAGTGTGTGTCCGACTGAGCTCCAGGAGGGTCTTCTAGATTAAGAACGCACATGTTCTTTCATCCAAtcatatatattcatatatttcTGTCTTAACATATAGAGATGTTTGTTTTCCTGTTAGTCTGTTGGTTGTGGTTTAAACTACTTCGGCGACCGGGGTGGAATGTTCTGTTCCTTCCCACTCCCTCTAGCCCAGCCGTGAGGGGAGATCCGTTGTCTCATAGAGGCACCACGCTGCTGATCCCGGTACTTTAGGCCCATCCCTCCGGATCGGGCAGGGCCGTTACCTGAACGGTATGTGCCCAGGGGGTCACGAAGGGGCAGGCCTTCTCCAGACCCCTCAGGTTTCTCTGGCCTGTCGCCATTGCTGCTGCTGGAGGCGGCAGGCTCGTCGGCCTTGTTGACCCGAAGCTCCTGCAGGGGTTGGCTGGCAGACGTGATGGGAGGGTTGGGAGAGGTGCTGGGGGCTGGGAGCTGGGTGGCTGGCCGCTTGCACATCTCAGCATAGCTCAGCTTCCTTGGCTCCTGGTTGGATGGTGAAATACAGAAAGGAAACAGAATAGGGGGAGGAGAAAAATAATAGGTAGAACAGCTTTTCAACCAGATGTGTTAACTGACATATCCAATGCATTATCTATCCAGTGAAATCAGCCAGGTAGTGAGTGAAGTCTTACCGGTGTGGTAGTGGGGGCAGCGGGGACTGGTGTTGTCGTGGAGATGGACTGACTGCTGGTGGGGATAGGGGTGGGTTTGGTAGCAGCAGCGGGCTGTGATGGGGTTGGCAAAGAAGAGGGTGGTGTGGGGGTTCTAGCAGCCTCCCTTTGGACATGTGGCTCAGGCTTCTCTACCGGGTGAGCAACACTGCAGACAGAAGAAAAGATTTCTATTAAGGTTTATTTCCAACATTTAAATATCTTAGAAATCCCTACAGCACATCTTTGTGACTGTAAACCAGAGGAAGACTATACCTTGGAACATGGGGCTGCACAACTAGAGGGGTGGGGGGTTTGAGGGCTGGTATGACAGGACTGGGCGCGCTCCCAGTTCGCTCCTGGGTACTAACAGGAGGGGCCACAGACTccttattcacctcaggctggaAATGAGATGGGAAAGTTGATTTGGAGGAAAAAAATAACATGGCATTTGGTTGAGACCACAATGAGAAAGTGATTACATTTTAGTGACATGCTTATACAGGGCAACACCACAGGAGCACATTagggttcaaatcaaattgtatttgtcacatgcaccaaataaaacaggtgtagaccttagtgaaattcttagttacaagcccttaaccaacaatccagttaagaaaacattttatttaaaaaaagagcagctgtaaaataacagtagcaaggctatatacaggggtaccagttggtacagagtcaatgtgtggggcacCGGTGAGTTGAGGTAATATATATagtagaagcctcttggacctagacttggcgctctggtaccggataagtgccttgctcaagagcataGGCAGTTTCATCTAGTCGGCTCAAAATTAAAACCAGCAACCTGtcgttactgacccaacgctcttaaccactaggctacctgccagatGTAAGAGTTGGGGTTAAGTGGCCTGACCAGGAAAAACAATTATAACCAGTTAGTAAGCCTATTTGTTTGTGTCAAGAAAAAAAGTGCAATAGCATTAAGAGTTTCTCCTTACTTTGTCACTGGTCACCACCTTAACACCCCGCACCACGTCAGACATGCGCGTCTCCAGCACGGGCTCTTCTCCCTGCAGGCTGACCGTACACCCAGGCAACGGAGGGAAGTTGGAGGTTGCCAAGTCAAATTTGGGCTGTGGAACCTTAACCTCGCTCAGAGGGATGGGCCTCTGTAAACCCACACACAAGAAACATGTTTTTAGCTTCAATCCAACTGCGCTTGGGGTCAGATAGGGTGTAGAATACAAGTGACAGAAGTGGAAATTATGAAAAACGTAACTGACCATGAGCCGCtcgtcctctctccttctgcgCATCCCTCGGTAGCTGCCTCTCCTACAAACATGATCACCAAGATGAGCATAAGAAGCCCAAGAGTAAAAGGCATGGTTGCGGTTCTGAGAAGGATTTGTATGGCCAAAAAAGACATGTTTGAACCCTCAGATCTCATAATCTTACAGCTCATCGGGTCAAGTGTATAGACTAGTGACAGTGGGTGGGATAGAAGAGAGTTTGAGcgaaagaaagaggagagtgaaACCCAAAAGTCTTCATCCTACAACTTGGAAGCACCTCTATGCGCATTGATTTGTCATCATAGGGTCAAAGCCATCTGGTAAAGGCCAAATGTGATGATGGCATTTCATGTATGAGCAGGTTGTGGGTGTGTCCGTTTGTTGTCTGTGGAGACTGACCTGCTTCTGCCAGCAATGCCCAGGTCTCCGTTAGACATCCCCTCTGAAGCCAGTGGGAGGGTGTCCCTGAGGCAGTAAGAGGTGAGAGCAGAGCCAGGTTCAGGGGTGCTAATCAGGGGAGCCCCAGTCATGCGGGGTGGCTGAGGGCTGGAGGGGCCAGACAGGCCATCCACCAGGGGGGGTACGGGGGTCACAGATGGAAGTAGGGTTTCATCACATGGCTGGGGCTGGCTCTTCACATGGTTCCTGAGGAAGGAAATCAGTCATAACTGGATCTCATTCTCACCAGGCATAACTGCTAGCCATCATTCAGTCTAAAGATACAATAACTTGATCACAAAACAGCTAGAGCTGTTCCAGTAAGATTCATGCAGATATGGAAAGGATAAGGACATTAAACATTAAGATGGTTAATATTGTaactatgttactgtatagaaTACTAAGGGAAGGGTTTTTGTTTGCTAAGCACACACTGATGGTAATGAACTTTCTGCATCTTGTAGTCAAAGTGCAAACTTGAATTTAATCCCTGAGCTCTCGGTTTCATATACCGTCATTTGTGAGTTACGCTAGCTTTCTCAAATATCAGTTGAGGGTTGCCACAGTTCAAGGACACTACACTGTAGCATTAAAATTGATAGTTTCATGTTGCATTATCTATCTTGCTAATGTGTATGTTTTAGAATGAGAATGGATGAAATAGAGGTGGGGGGGGAGCATCAACTGACAACGTGATTGATAACTGTTTATACCTGAAGGCATTGATTACATTCTTTCTGGAATAGAGGGGGACACTGTGGGACAGGGGGAAGTAAAAGGCAACAAGTTATTCATGACAGcagaccccaaaaaacgactaaCAAA
Protein-coding regions in this window:
- the LOC135539921 gene encoding cyclic AMP-dependent transcription factor ATF-7-like isoform X6; this encodes MGDDRPFVCTAPGCGQRFTNEDHLSVHKHKHEMTLKFGPARTDSVIIADQTPTPTRFLKNCEEVGLFNELASSFEQEFRKAHEDDQRNKNPVRLPTPHLLAPPLQTLSGVKEEDEGPLEVDSSPPGSPDSISSMSDSSKEPMGRGKETLPPPRPVLSSTTTPTIVRPGSLPIHLGYDPLHPTLPSPTSVITQTPPSNRQLGSPTGSFPLVMHLPNGQTVPLLPSPNMTSVISLARPFNMVPNIPGIPGPPFGGTSSGSSSPSGYSLHSEAKMRLKAVLTQQQHGPGAQNGAGGGTGGVGEGTGGLGGGPGSSPAVPQRHEQSQQPSQHSDTPSPAQPQQTSSGSSSPFGYSLHSEDMMVSPAQPTGGRRRRGAEADPDERRQRFLERNRAAASRCRQKRKVWVGSLERKAEDLATMNVSLTNEVGLLRNEVTQLKQLLLAHKDCPVTAMQKAAAYLG